A window from Mycobacterium saskatchewanense encodes these proteins:
- a CDS encoding cysteine desulfurase-like protein translates to MAYDVARVRGLHPSLGDGWVHFDAPAGMLIPDSVATTVSTAFRRSGPSTVGAHPSAQRSAAVLDAARAAVADLFNAEPAGVVLGADRSILLASLAEASSSRAGLGYEVVVSRLDDEANIAPWLRAAHRYGAKVKWAEIDIETGELPTWQWEGLIGKSTRLVAVGSASATLGTVTDLRAMTKLVHDVGGLVVVDHSAAAPYRLLDVKETDADVVAVNAQAWGGPPIGAIVFRDPGLLNSFSSISTDPHATGPARLELGAHQYGLLGGVVASIEYLAALDESARGSRRERLSVSMQSASVYLNRIFDYLMASLRSLPLVMVIGRPEVRIPVVSFALHEVPAERVVQRLADNGILAVSNKGSRALEVLGVNDIGGAVTVGLAHYSTMAEVDQLVRALASLG, encoded by the coding sequence ATGGCTTACGACGTCGCCCGGGTGCGTGGACTGCATCCGTCGCTGGGTGACGGGTGGGTCCACTTCGATGCGCCGGCGGGGATGCTCATCCCCGATTCGGTCGCGACCACCGTGTCGACGGCCTTCCGCCGGTCCGGCCCCAGCACCGTGGGCGCGCACCCGTCGGCGCAGCGCAGCGCCGCCGTCCTGGATGCGGCGCGTGCCGCGGTGGCCGACCTTTTCAACGCCGAACCGGCGGGTGTGGTGCTGGGGGCCGATCGGTCGATCCTGTTGGCGTCGCTGGCCGAGGCGTCGTCCTCGCGGGCGGGGCTGGGCTACGAGGTGGTGGTCAGCCGGCTGGACGACGAGGCGAACATCGCCCCATGGCTGCGGGCCGCGCACCGCTACGGCGCCAAGGTGAAGTGGGCCGAGATCGACATCGAGACGGGCGAGCTGCCGACGTGGCAGTGGGAGGGCCTGATCGGCAAGTCGACCAGGTTGGTCGCCGTGGGTTCTGCCTCCGCGACGCTGGGTACAGTCACCGATCTGCGCGCGATGACCAAGCTCGTGCACGACGTCGGGGGTCTCGTGGTGGTGGACCATTCCGCCGCCGCGCCGTACCGCCTGCTCGACGTCAAGGAGACCGACGCCGACGTGGTGGCGGTGAACGCCCAGGCCTGGGGTGGCCCGCCCATCGGCGCGATCGTGTTCCGCGATCCGGGCCTGCTCAACTCGTTCAGCTCGATCTCGACCGATCCCCACGCCACCGGTCCGGCGCGGCTCGAGCTCGGCGCTCACCAGTACGGTCTGCTCGGGGGCGTGGTCGCCAGCATCGAGTACCTTGCCGCGCTCGACGAGTCCGCCCGCGGCAGCCGGCGCGAACGCCTGTCGGTGTCGATGCAGTCCGCTTCCGTCTACCTGAACCGGATCTTCGACTACCTGATGGCGTCGCTGCGGTCCCTGCCGCTGGTGATGGTGATCGGCCGCCCGGAGGTGCGGATACCGGTGGTCAGCTTTGCCCTGCACGAGGTGCCCGCCGAGCGGGTGGTGCAGCGCCTGGCGGACAACGGGATCCTGGCCGTCTCCAATAAGGGGTCGCGGGCGCTCGAGGTGCTGGGCGTCAACGACATCGGCGGCGCGGTCACCGTCGGACTGGCGCACTACTCGACGATGGCCGAGGTCGACCAGTTGGTCCGCGCGCTCGCCTCGCTGGGCTGA
- a CDS encoding Rv2629 family ribosome hibernation factor, translating into MDSERFRKLLDARGPFASVYFDDSHDTHDAEAQLELKWRAAENELEKLGADQAVIEDIGDAIMNLRPPVGRSGRAVIAGADGVLINEHLARAAATGIVRVSELPYLVPILEQSFDHPDYVLVVVDHSGADLTTHINGRLYSETVDGGGFPVHHAAGAETAGYGDPQLRTDEAARKNLRAVADRVGELVDDKGIELIFVVGEVRSRSDFLSTLPERLHDRAVALEVGARHSGHDFGEIEQAIEAEFLKRQLRAIDDAAQKFTAEIGRESGLAAEGLDAVCSALRQGAVETLIIGELGDATVVADEGMTTVAPNENVLSEQGAAPAKTLRADEALPMFAVAIGAALVRTDERVAPADGVGAVLRYAPTLHAPVG; encoded by the coding sequence ATGGATTCTGAACGCTTTCGCAAGCTGTTGGACGCCCGCGGGCCTTTCGCGTCGGTCTACTTCGACGACTCGCACGACACCCACGACGCCGAGGCGCAACTCGAGCTCAAGTGGCGGGCCGCGGAGAACGAACTGGAAAAGCTGGGCGCCGACCAGGCGGTGATCGAGGACATCGGCGACGCGATCATGAACCTGCGGCCGCCGGTCGGCCGCAGCGGCCGCGCGGTGATCGCGGGCGCCGACGGCGTGCTGATCAACGAGCACCTGGCCCGGGCCGCGGCCACCGGAATAGTCCGCGTGTCCGAACTGCCTTATCTGGTGCCGATTCTCGAGCAGAGCTTCGATCACCCGGACTACGTGCTGGTGGTCGTCGACCACAGCGGCGCCGACCTCACCACCCACATCAACGGCAGGCTGTACTCGGAAACCGTCGACGGCGGCGGCTTCCCCGTGCACCACGCGGCGGGGGCCGAGACCGCCGGGTACGGCGACCCGCAGCTGCGCACCGACGAGGCGGCCCGCAAGAACCTCCGCGCGGTCGCCGACCGGGTCGGCGAGCTGGTCGATGACAAAGGCATCGAGTTGATCTTCGTGGTAGGCGAGGTGCGGTCGCGCTCCGATTTCCTGTCGACGTTGCCCGAACGGTTGCACGACCGCGCGGTGGCACTGGAAGTCGGTGCGCGACACAGCGGTCACGATTTTGGCGAGATCGAGCAGGCCATCGAGGCAGAGTTCCTCAAACGCCAGCTGCGGGCCATCGACGACGCCGCGCAGAAGTTCACGGCCGAGATCGGACGGGAATCCGGTTTGGCCGCCGAGGGGCTCGACGCGGTCTGCTCCGCACTGCGTCAGGGAGCGGTGGAGACGCTGATCATCGGCGAGCTCGGCGACGCGACCGTCGTCGCCGACGAGGGCATGACGACGGTGGCCCCCAACGAGAACGTGCTCTCCGAGCAGGGCGCCGCGCCCGCCAAGACGCTGAGGGCCGACGAGGCGCTGCCGATGTTCGCCGTGGCCATCGGGGCGGCGCTGGTGCGCACCGACGAACGGGTCGCCCCGGCCGACGGAGTTGGCGCGGTGCTGCGGTACGCGCCGACGCTGCACGCGCCGGTGGGCTGA
- a CDS encoding NAD(P)H-quinone oxidoreductase — MRAIVAESSDRLLWQEVPDATAGAGEVLIKVTAAGVNRADLLQAAGKYPPPPGASDIIGMEVSGVVADIGPGVDDWSAGQEVCALLAGGGYAEYVAVPAGQVMPVPDGVDLVDAAGLPEVACTVWSNLVLTAHLDKGQLLLLHGGASGIGSHAIQVARALGARVAVTAGSAEKLEFCRELGAEITINYREEDFVERLRAEGGADVILDIMGAAYLDRNIDALAADGQLVIIGMQGGIKGELNIGKLLGKRAHIIGTTLRARPMTGPNSKTEIVQAVVASVWPMIAEGRVRPIIGARLPIQQAGEAHERLTSSKVTGKIVLTV, encoded by the coding sequence ATGCGTGCCATCGTCGCCGAATCCTCCGACCGACTTCTCTGGCAGGAAGTGCCCGACGCGACCGCCGGAGCCGGTGAGGTACTGATCAAAGTCACCGCCGCCGGGGTGAACCGCGCCGACCTGCTGCAGGCCGCGGGCAAGTATCCGCCGCCGCCGGGCGCCAGCGACATCATCGGAATGGAGGTGTCCGGTGTCGTCGCCGACATCGGACCGGGTGTCGACGATTGGTCTGCCGGACAAGAGGTTTGCGCGCTGCTCGCCGGCGGTGGATACGCCGAGTACGTCGCCGTTCCCGCGGGTCAGGTGATGCCGGTCCCCGACGGGGTCGACCTCGTCGACGCCGCCGGCCTGCCCGAGGTGGCGTGCACGGTCTGGTCGAACCTGGTGCTGACCGCCCATCTCGACAAGGGTCAACTGCTCTTACTGCACGGCGGGGCGAGCGGAATCGGGAGTCACGCGATCCAGGTGGCGCGCGCGCTGGGCGCCCGCGTGGCCGTCACCGCGGGATCGGCGGAGAAGCTCGAGTTCTGCCGGGAGCTCGGTGCGGAGATCACCATCAACTATCGCGAGGAAGACTTCGTCGAGCGGCTGCGCGCGGAGGGCGGCGCCGACGTGATCCTCGACATCATGGGCGCGGCCTACCTGGACCGCAATATCGACGCCCTGGCCGCCGACGGGCAGCTCGTGATCATCGGCATGCAGGGCGGCATCAAGGGCGAGCTCAACATCGGCAAGCTTCTCGGCAAGCGGGCCCACATCATCGGCACCACGCTGCGCGCCCGGCCGATGACCGGGCCGAACAGCAAGACCGAGATCGTGCAGGCGGTCGTTGCGTCGGTGTGGCCGATGATCGCCGAGGGGCGGGTGCGCCCGATCATCGGCGCGCGCCTGCCGATCCAACAGGCGGGAGAAGCGCACGAGCGGCTCACGTCGAGCAAGGTGACCGGAAAGATCGTGCTCACGGTCTAG
- the lipE gene encoding lipase LipE, translated as MTPDGRIRVPSDLDAVTTIGDEDHSGVGSAAVERIWQAARHWYQAGFHPAIQLCIRQHGRVVLNRAIGHGWGNAPTDPPDADKTLATTDTPFCVYSAAKGITATVVHMLVDRGVFSLDDRVCEYIPSYTSHGKHRTTIRHVLTHSAGVPFPTGPRPDVARADDHDYAQQKLGELRPLYRPGLVHIYHALTWGPLMREIVYAATGKEIREILATEVLDPLGFRWTNFGVDKKDVALVAPSHATGRPLPTPIAQIFRKAIGGTVHEIIPYTNTPMFLTTIVPSSNTISTANELSRFAEIWRRGGELDGVQVLRPETMRGAVAESRRLRPDFAVGLQPARWGTGYMLGTKRWGPFGRNAAEAFGNLGLANIAIWADPERRLAAGVISSGKPGRDPEVKRYTALMDTIAAQIPTG; from the coding sequence ATGACCCCCGACGGCAGAATCCGCGTCCCGTCCGACCTGGACGCCGTGACGACCATCGGCGACGAGGACCACTCCGGCGTCGGCAGCGCTGCGGTCGAGCGCATCTGGCAGGCCGCCCGCCACTGGTATCAGGCCGGGTTCCATCCCGCCATCCAGCTGTGCATCCGGCAGCACGGACGCGTCGTGCTCAACCGCGCCATCGGCCACGGCTGGGGTAACGCCCCCACCGACCCCCCGGACGCCGACAAGACCCTCGCCACCACCGACACGCCCTTCTGCGTGTACTCGGCGGCCAAGGGCATCACGGCGACCGTCGTACACATGCTGGTCGACCGCGGGGTCTTCTCCCTGGACGACCGCGTCTGCGAGTACATCCCCAGCTACACCAGCCACGGCAAGCACCGCACCACGATCCGGCACGTGCTGACCCACAGCGCGGGGGTGCCCTTCCCCACCGGGCCCCGGCCGGACGTCGCGCGCGCCGACGACCACGACTACGCGCAGCAGAAGCTCGGGGAGCTGCGACCCCTGTACCGCCCCGGCCTGGTGCACATCTACCACGCGCTGACCTGGGGACCGCTGATGCGCGAAATCGTCTATGCGGCCACCGGCAAGGAGATCCGCGAGATCCTCGCCACCGAGGTTCTCGACCCGCTGGGTTTCCGATGGACGAACTTCGGCGTCGACAAGAAGGACGTCGCGTTGGTCGCACCCAGTCACGCCACCGGCCGTCCGTTGCCGACCCCCATCGCCCAAATCTTCCGCAAGGCCATCGGCGGCACCGTGCACGAGATCATCCCGTATACCAACACCCCGATGTTCCTCACCACCATCGTCCCGTCCTCGAACACCATCTCGACGGCGAACGAGCTGTCGCGGTTCGCCGAAATATGGCGCCGCGGTGGCGAACTCGACGGTGTGCAGGTGCTGCGGCCCGAGACGATGCGCGGCGCGGTGGCCGAATCCCGGCGGCTGCGGCCCGATTTCGCCGTGGGGCTGCAGCCGGCCCGCTGGGGCACCGGATACATGCTGGGCACCAAACGCTGGGGACCGTTCGGACGAAACGCGGCCGAGGCGTTCGGCAACCTCGGACTGGCCAACATCGCGATCTGGGCCGACCCGGAGCGCCGCCTGGCCGCCGGGGTGATCAGCAGCGGCAAGCCGGGCCGCGATCCCGAGGTCAAGCGCTACACCGCACTGATGGACACGATCGCCGCGCAAATTCCGACCGGTTAA